The following proteins come from a genomic window of Corallococcus sp. NCRR:
- a CDS encoding general secretion pathway protein GspE produces the protein MRKKIGELLVQAGVVTDEQVKQALASGRRGQGRKLGEVLVSMGLCTGRDIARALAAQHELPFVEIPEYIPHAVSSLVSMDFQSEHRVLLFAAEQDGRSEKVHVAVEDPGNLMLVDELRFQLRKPLKVFVAAPDDMEQALSRGRGEPLDIVEAEPMDMDEDDSPDILPSPPSPPAAARAPTPPRPPAPPTLDWDLPPPPPNESGADGAEVLEDILGSTPRPKVPKAPRPPPPPAAARPPPPPAAEPEDPSKPRVPVVLFGGAAQGVKPSVALTPKPDFSEEDLAVLDDIDRISRGEEASLDTEKVKPARMVASLIRLLIRKGLIQEAEFLEELAQK, from the coding sequence ATGCGCAAGAAGATTGGTGAACTCCTCGTCCAGGCCGGAGTGGTGACGGACGAGCAGGTGAAGCAGGCCCTCGCGTCGGGAAGGCGCGGCCAGGGCCGCAAGCTGGGTGAGGTGCTGGTGTCCATGGGCCTGTGCACGGGCCGGGACATCGCGCGGGCGCTGGCGGCGCAGCACGAGCTGCCGTTCGTGGAGATCCCCGAGTACATCCCGCATGCGGTGTCCTCGCTGGTGTCCATGGACTTCCAGTCCGAGCACCGGGTGCTCCTCTTCGCGGCGGAGCAGGACGGCCGCAGCGAGAAGGTCCACGTCGCGGTGGAGGACCCGGGCAACCTGATGCTGGTGGACGAGCTGCGCTTCCAGCTGCGCAAGCCGCTCAAGGTGTTCGTCGCCGCGCCGGACGACATGGAGCAGGCACTCTCTCGCGGACGGGGCGAGCCCCTGGACATCGTGGAGGCTGAACCGATGGACATGGACGAAGACGATTCGCCGGACATCCTGCCGTCGCCGCCGTCGCCTCCGGCCGCCGCGCGCGCGCCCACGCCGCCGCGTCCGCCCGCGCCGCCGACGTTGGACTGGGACCTGCCGCCGCCGCCGCCCAACGAGTCGGGAGCCGACGGCGCCGAGGTGCTGGAGGACATCCTGGGCTCCACGCCCCGTCCCAAGGTCCCCAAGGCCCCGCGTCCGCCGCCTCCGCCCGCCGCGGCCCGTCCGCCGCCTCCGCCCGCCGCGGAGCCGGAGGACCCGAGCAAGCCGCGCGTGCCGGTGGTGCTCTTCGGAGGCGCCGCGCAGGGCGTGAAGCCGTCCGTGGCGCTCACGCCCAAGCCGGACTTCTCCGAGGAGGACCTGGCGGTGCTGGACGACATCGACCGCATCTCGCGCGGTGAAGAGGCCAGCCTGGACACGGAGAAGGTGAAGCCCGCGCGCATGGTCGCGAGCCTCATCCGCCTGCTCATCCGCAAGGGGCTCATCCAGGAGGCGGAGTTCCTGGAGGAGCTGGCCCAGAAGTGA